In one Neobacillus sp. WH10 genomic region, the following are encoded:
- a CDS encoding sigma factor-like helix-turn-helix DNA-binding protein: MNYENKMTRDDAIFYLDMIGSSRSPNQKHKIGELKPYYKILGERNSDDFRRFIRIYTEMKHLLTDKEQFILNEIYGVNKEREKLKTIGKMLNVGPERIRQIGTKAEYKIARIISEKLKDSTIENC; this comes from the coding sequence ATGAATTATGAAAACAAAATGACTAGAGACGATGCAATATTTTATTTAGATATGATTGGATCATCACGTAGTCCTAACCAAAAACACAAAATAGGTGAATTAAAACCATATTATAAAATATTGGGCGAAAGAAATTCAGATGATTTCAGGCGATTTATTAGGATATACACAGAGATGAAACATCTTTTAACAGACAAAGAGCAATTTATTTTAAATGAAATATATGGCGTGAATAAAGAAAGGGAAAAATTAAAAACTATTGGGAAAATGTTAAACGTGGGACCAGAACGTATTAGGCAAATAGGGACAAAAGCTGAGTATAAGATAGCGAGAATAATTTCTGAAAAACTAAAAGATAGTACTATCGAAAATTGCTAA
- a CDS encoding heavy metal translocating P-type ATPase, whose protein sequence is MKEQLKLDITGMTCAACSTRIEKVLNKMDGVEANVNLAMESAAISYDNELVSSSDILTKIETLGYGAKEKIKRETKQQLKEQEINQKMQKFFLSVFLSLPLLYSMIAHLPVDIGLPMPQILMNPWFQLLLATPVQFYIGGQFYLGAYKALKNKSANMDVLVVLGTSSAYFYSIAEGIKTIGNPFYMPHLYFETSAVLITLILLGKLFETTAKGRTTIAISKLLNLQAKEATVLREGKELHIPIEDVKVADRILVKPGEKIPVDGIILLGQSSVDESMITGESIPVEKSVGDTLIGSTFNKNGTLTMKATKVGKETALAGIIKIVEEAQGSKAPIQRLADTISGYFVPVVVAISLLTFFIWYLFVNPGDFPLALETSISVLVIACPCSLGLATPTSIMVGTGKGAEMGILFKGGEHLETAHKINAIVLDKTGTITKGKPIVTDFIAYQDEKKVLQYIVSAEKSSEHPLAEAIVKYGMENRTSTLPVKRFKAIPGYGIEAKIGNDEIYVGTRKLMYLKSIAYTEIEKDVLRFETEGKTAMYIAINSTIMGMVAVADTVKETAKPAVQQLNKLGIEVYMLTGDNERTAKAIAAEVGIQKVIAEVLPEEKANHVKELQLKGMKVAMVGDGINDAPALAVADIGIAIGTGTDVAIQAADVTILGGELTLIPKAIVLSKKTMQNIRQNLFWALIYNSGGIPIAALGLLAPWVAGAAMAFSSVSVVTNSLRLKRLKI, encoded by the coding sequence ATGAAGGAGCAGCTCAAATTGGATATTACGGGAATGACCTGTGCTGCCTGTTCAACTAGAATTGAAAAAGTGCTGAATAAAATGGATGGCGTTGAAGCAAACGTCAATTTAGCAATGGAAAGTGCGGCTATTTCCTATGATAACGAATTAGTTTCTAGCAGCGATATTTTAACGAAAATTGAGACGCTCGGCTATGGTGCCAAAGAGAAAATTAAAAGGGAAACTAAGCAGCAATTAAAGGAGCAAGAAATTAACCAAAAAATGCAGAAATTTTTTCTCTCAGTATTTTTGTCCCTTCCGCTATTGTATTCCATGATTGCACATTTGCCCGTTGATATTGGCTTACCAATGCCTCAGATTCTAATGAACCCATGGTTTCAATTGCTCTTAGCTACCCCTGTACAGTTTTATATTGGCGGCCAGTTTTACCTTGGAGCCTATAAAGCCCTTAAAAATAAAAGCGCAAATATGGATGTCCTTGTAGTATTAGGAACTTCATCTGCTTATTTCTATAGCATTGCCGAAGGAATTAAAACAATTGGAAACCCTTTTTATATGCCGCATCTTTATTTTGAAACGAGTGCAGTTCTTATTACCTTAATCCTTTTAGGAAAATTATTTGAAACAACGGCAAAAGGAAGAACGACGATTGCAATATCTAAGCTGTTAAACCTTCAAGCAAAGGAAGCGACAGTATTAAGAGAAGGAAAAGAACTTCATATCCCAATTGAAGATGTTAAGGTAGCAGATCGAATACTAGTGAAGCCAGGAGAAAAAATTCCTGTTGACGGCATAATCTTATTAGGACAATCTTCTGTTGATGAATCGATGATTACTGGTGAATCCATACCAGTAGAAAAATCTGTTGGTGACACCTTAATTGGTTCCACGTTTAATAAAAATGGAACCCTGACAATGAAAGCGACGAAGGTTGGGAAAGAAACTGCACTCGCTGGCATTATCAAGATTGTCGAAGAAGCACAGGGCAGTAAAGCGCCAATCCAACGGCTCGCGGATACCATATCTGGTTACTTTGTCCCAGTCGTTGTCGCCATTTCTTTGTTGACATTCTTTATTTGGTATCTTTTTGTAAATCCAGGGGATTTTCCTTTAGCATTAGAGACGTCGATCTCGGTTCTTGTGATTGCCTGCCCTTGTTCCCTTGGACTGGCTACACCAACATCCATTATGGTCGGTACCGGGAAGGGAGCAGAAATGGGCATTCTATTTAAAGGCGGGGAGCATTTAGAAACAGCCCATAAAATTAATGCAATCGTGCTTGATAAGACTGGAACGATTACAAAAGGAAAACCTATTGTTACTGATTTTATTGCTTATCAGGATGAGAAAAAAGTTTTGCAATACATTGTATCAGCTGAAAAGTCATCGGAACATCCCCTAGCAGAAGCCATTGTAAAGTATGGGATGGAAAATAGAACGAGTACGCTGCCTGTAAAACGGTTTAAGGCAATACCAGGATACGGGATTGAAGCAAAAATTGGGAATGATGAAATATATGTTGGGACTCGAAAGCTGATGTATTTAAAAAGCATTGCATACACCGAGATTGAAAAGGATGTGCTTCGCTTTGAAACCGAAGGGAAGACGGCTATGTATATAGCGATTAATTCTACCATCATGGGAATGGTGGCTGTGGCTGACACCGTAAAAGAAACGGCAAAGCCAGCAGTGCAACAATTAAACAAATTAGGTATTGAAGTGTATATGCTTACTGGTGATAATGAACGTACTGCAAAAGCAATTGCTGCAGAGGTTGGTATCCAAAAAGTAATTGCTGAAGTCCTCCCAGAAGAGAAGGCCAATCATGTGAAAGAACTTCAGCTAAAAGGGATGAAAGTAGCAATGGTCGGGGATGGGATCAATGATGCACCTGCACTAGCTGTTGCAGACATCGGCATTGCCATTGGCACTGGAACAGATGTGGCAATACAAGCGGCCGACGTTACAATACTTGGCGGGGAACTGACTTTGATTCCAAAGGCAATTGTTTTAAGTAAGAAAACAATGCAAAACATCCGTCAAAACCTTTTTTGGGCGCTTATCTACAATTCCGGAGGAATTCCAATTGCTGCCCTTGGATTGTTGGCTCCATGGGTGGCAGGCGCTGCCATGGCCTTTAGTTCTGTATCCGTTGTTACAAACTCCCTTCGGCTGAAGCGGTTAAAAATATAA
- a CDS encoding YHYH domain-containing protein, producing MKKSLLAFICFIVLTSLPISAFAHSGRTDAYGGHNCSDKSKAKGLCTGYHYHNGGSSSGSTYSTTSVAKSGWENIGGKWYYYSSGKVHKGWLAEGNSWYYLDSNGVMKTGWIYTGGAWYYLDSSGAMKTGWVKDSGTWYYLQSSGVMKTGWVKDGGTWFYLQSSGAMKTGWVKDGNTWYYLKSNGAMATGWVKDGGTWFYLQSSGAMKTGWLKDGANWYFLNSNGTMKTGWLQLGNYTYFLETNGIMQTGWIEHQGYQYYFDQNGNMARNTVVDGITLGPDGKADPTTTPLFKNIKEVADQYGYTVQFDYDFAKIMISNGDETIAVARNNGIYGMGQYIDFLSTVSTKMGAPETKENIMKYFDQITNPENPYYYERSDFVMWYEIQSGWVAILWGDW from the coding sequence ATGAAGAAATCACTATTAGCTTTTATTTGCTTTATTGTTTTAACGTCACTACCGATTTCTGCTTTTGCACATTCCGGCAGAACTGATGCCTATGGAGGGCATAATTGTAGTGACAAATCAAAGGCAAAGGGATTGTGCACTGGCTATCATTATCATAATGGCGGTAGTTCAAGTGGAAGTACTTACAGTACTACAAGTGTAGCTAAATCTGGTTGGGAAAACATCGGTGGTAAATGGTATTATTATTCATCTGGCAAAGTACATAAAGGTTGGTTAGCTGAAGGAAATTCATGGTACTACCTAGATTCTAATGGAGTTATGAAAACTGGGTGGATTTATACAGGTGGAGCATGGTATTACCTTGATTCTTCAGGTGCCATGAAAACCGGTTGGGTAAAAGATAGCGGAACTTGGTATTACCTACAATCTTCTGGCGTGATGAAAACCGGTTGGGTGAAAGATGGCGGAACGTGGTTTTACCTACAATCTTCTGGCGCTATGAAAACTGGGTGGGTAAAAGATGGTAATACATGGTACTATCTAAAAAGTAATGGAGCTATGGCAACAGGTTGGGTGAAAGATGGCGGAACGTGGTTTTACCTACAATCTTCTGGCGCTATGAAAACTGGGTGGCTTAAGGACGGTGCCAATTGGTATTTCTTGAACTCTAATGGAACTATGAAAACAGGTTGGCTGCAGCTAGGAAACTATACATATTTCCTAGAAACAAATGGTATTATGCAAACCGGTTGGATTGAACATCAAGGCTATCAATATTATTTCGATCAAAATGGAAACATGGCACGTAATACAGTTGTAGATGGCATAACGTTAGGACCAGATGGTAAAGCAGATCCAACCACAACACCGTTATTTAAAAATATAAAAGAAGTTGCAGATCAGTATGGTTATACAGTCCAGTTTGATTACGATTTCGCAAAGATTATGATTTCTAATGGTGATGAAACTATTGCAGTTGCCAGAAATAATGGTATTTATGGGATGGGTCAATATATTGATTTTCTTTCCACAGTATCCACAAAAATGGGTGCTCCAGAGACAAAAGAAAATATAATGAAATATTTTGATCAAATCACAAATCCAGAAAATCCATATTATTACGAACGCAGTGACTTTGTAATGTGGTATGAGATACAAAGTGGTTGGGTGGCTATTTTATGGGGGGATTGGTAA
- a CDS encoding S41 family peptidase, producing MEQKKVDEIKVEQEQVTENKSGYIRLKKFHFIMLLFLLVFLSAGITTFALAFGKEKVVSVAPGRTEFNKLYEAYDTLKNGYYKDVNQQKLINGAIDGMVASLDDPYSDYMSNEEAKSFHSNISSSFEGIGAEIQEKEGHIIIVSPIKGSPAEKAGLKPNDMIISVDGKSLQGMNSTQAVTLIRGKKGTKVELSIQRPGTDAPMTVPIIRDTIPIETVYGEMIDDTIAKVQITSFSTNTSKELVTTLNDLQKKGMKGLVLDLRQNPGGLLDQAISITSMFVPKGKIIVKEEDRNGKIKEIPSQNDGNPDYPLVVLIDKGSASASEIFAAAVKESAGVPLVGEKSFGKGTVQTAADFKDGSNLKYTIAKWLTPNGNWIHKKGIMPDVEVALPEYATLPIINPDKELALSTSSTDVQTAQKMLKAVGYDPGREDGFFDENTKEAVIAFQTAQGLPADGVLKGDSTMKLMDLLREKIKTNDTQLQKAVEVLKGKMK from the coding sequence ATGGAACAAAAGAAAGTTGATGAAATTAAAGTAGAACAAGAGCAAGTGACAGAAAACAAATCCGGTTATATACGCTTGAAAAAGTTTCATTTTATTATGCTGTTATTTTTGCTTGTTTTTCTATCGGCAGGGATTACTACATTTGCTTTGGCATTTGGAAAGGAAAAAGTAGTCTCGGTAGCGCCGGGAAGAACAGAATTCAATAAATTATATGAAGCATATGATACATTGAAAAATGGATACTACAAGGATGTGAACCAACAAAAGCTCATTAATGGTGCGATTGATGGTATGGTTGCATCACTAGATGACCCATATTCTGACTACATGAGTAATGAAGAAGCGAAAAGCTTTCACAGTAATATTTCTTCTTCCTTTGAAGGAATTGGTGCAGAAATTCAGGAAAAAGAAGGCCATATCATAATTGTTTCTCCGATTAAAGGATCACCTGCTGAAAAAGCTGGCTTAAAACCAAATGATATGATCATATCTGTCGATGGAAAAAGCTTGCAGGGAATGAATTCAACTCAAGCTGTTACCTTAATCAGAGGGAAAAAGGGAACAAAAGTCGAATTATCAATTCAACGACCTGGGACAGATGCGCCGATGACTGTACCGATTATTCGTGATACAATCCCGATTGAAACCGTTTATGGTGAAATGATAGATGACACCATTGCTAAAGTTCAAATTACAAGCTTTTCAACTAATACATCAAAAGAACTTGTGACAACTTTGAATGATTTACAGAAAAAGGGTATGAAGGGTCTGGTATTAGACTTGCGTCAAAATCCAGGGGGATTATTAGACCAAGCAATTAGTATTACAAGCATGTTTGTTCCTAAAGGAAAAATCATTGTGAAAGAAGAAGACCGAAACGGAAAGATTAAGGAAATTCCTTCACAAAATGATGGGAATCCTGATTATCCTTTAGTTGTTTTAATTGATAAAGGAAGTGCCAGCGCATCAGAAATTTTCGCAGCTGCTGTAAAGGAATCGGCTGGTGTACCACTTGTCGGCGAGAAGTCTTTTGGAAAAGGAACGGTACAAACCGCAGCAGATTTTAAAGACGGCTCAAACCTTAAATATACGATCGCAAAGTGGTTGACACCAAATGGGAATTGGATTCATAAAAAAGGAATAATGCCAGATGTGGAGGTTGCCCTTCCAGAATATGCAACATTACCAATTATTAATCCGGATAAGGAACTAGCATTATCTACCTCATCAACTGATGTTCAAACAGCACAGAAGATGTTAAAAGCTGTAGGTTATGACCCAGGACGTGAAGACGGATTTTTTGATGAAAACACAAAAGAAGCTGTTATCGCCTTCCAAACAGCCCAAGGTCTCCCTGCTGATGGGGTATTAAAAGGTGATTCAACAATGAAACTAATGGATCTTTTACGAGAAAAAATCAAAACAAATGATACTCAATTACAAAAAGCAGTTGAGGTTTTAAAAGGAAAAATGAAATAG
- a CDS encoding DUF2569 family protein has translation MEKARPIGGWLVLHAIGLIGGLIIGISFFYRNLGIVLNFDFDALIMDYSAEYAYLIYFETFYPFSACVFVFLINLFLIYLFFTKNKEYPRAFIYLNITNVFIIMSLEFVTELSGKVVYFQETIISSVILIIWAIYLTRSQRVKETFIHSRRKKYVKITAEEYELLKQTITNKGENIEL, from the coding sequence ATGGAAAAAGCAAGACCTATTGGTGGTTGGCTCGTCCTACATGCAATTGGATTAATCGGTGGTTTAATTATTGGGATTTCCTTTTTTTATCGTAATTTAGGAATAGTTCTAAATTTTGATTTCGATGCATTGATTATGGACTACTCAGCAGAATATGCCTACCTCATTTATTTTGAAACATTTTATCCTTTTTCAGCTTGTGTGTTTGTTTTTCTTATAAATCTTTTTTTGATATACCTGTTTTTCACTAAGAATAAAGAATATCCACGTGCTTTTATTTATTTAAATATTACTAACGTTTTTATCATTATGTCTCTTGAATTCGTTACAGAACTTTCTGGAAAAGTTGTATATTTCCAAGAAACGATAATATCTTCTGTTATCTTAATCATTTGGGCAATTTATTTAACAAGATCACAAAGAGTTAAAGAAACGTTTATTCATTCAAGACGTAAGAAATATGTCAAAATAACAGCAGAAGAATATGAATTATTAAAGCAAACCATTACAAATAAAGGTGAAAATATTGAATTATAA